CGCCAACTTCACCTCCtacgccggcggcgccaccggcgggGCCGGCTCCTTCGCCGCCTACGCCGCCGGGACCAACGTCCCGGACTCCACCTTCACCAACTACGACGCCCAGGCCAACGGCCGCGCCCGCGGCTTCGCGTCCTACTCCCAGGAGGCCAACCACGGGGAGAGCGGCTTCTCCGGCTACGGCCGGAGCGGCAACGGCGTGCGGGAGACCTTCGCGTCCTACGGCAACGAGTCCAACGTCCTGGCCTCCGCCTTCGCCAACTACGGCCAGTCCGCCAACGGCGCCACCGACACCTTCACGGGCTACGGCGTCGAGGGGAACGTCCCCGAGAACACGTTCCGGAgctacggcgccggcggcaacgCCGGCGTCGACACCTTCAAGAGGTACCGCGACGACGCCAACGTCGGCGACGACAGGTTCTCCTCCTACGCCAAGGGCGccaacggcggcgccgccgagttCCAGAGCTACGGCAACTCGGCCAACCCGGGGAGCACCACCTTCAAGGGCTACGGCGAGGGCACCAACCCCAACCACCACATTGGCTTCAAGGAGTACGCCGGCGAGAACAACACCTTCAAGGGCTACGCCAGCACCGGCGTCGACTTCAAGGAGTACCACAATACCTCCGCCTCCACGCTGACGGtgtcggcggaggcggcggcgtcgatgcACCACCAGCACCTCAAGTGGTCGCCGGAgcccgggaagttcttcagggagCGGGAGCTCGTGGCCGGGAACCGCATGCCGATGCCGGACATCAGGGACAAAATGCCGCCCCGGGCGTTCCTGCCCCGGGACATCGCCGCCAGGATCCCGTTCGAGCCCACCGCCGTGTCGGAGGTGTTCGGGGTGCCCCTCGACACCGCGATGGGGAAGGCCGTGGCGTCCACGGTGGCCGAGTGCCAGCGCGCGCCCAGCAGGGGCGAGACGAAGCGGTGCGCGACCTCGGCCGAGGACGTCGTGGACTTCGCCGTGGAGATGCTGGGCAGCGACGTCGTGGTCCGCagcacggcctccgccgccggcagcggcggcgacatcCGGCTGGGCGCCGTCACGGGCGTGGACGGCGGCAGGGTGACCCGGTCCGTGTCGTGCCACCAGAGCCTGTTCCCGTACCTGGTGTACTACTGCCACTCGGTGCCCAAAGTGCGGGTGTACGAGGccgacatcgccgccgccgccgacggctccggctccggcgagaAGATCAACCGCGGCGTGGCCATCTGCCACCTCGACACGTCGGACTGGAGCCCGGCGCACGGCGCGTTCGCCGCGCTCGGCGGGAGGCCCGGCGAGGTCGAGGTGTGCCACTGGATCTTCGAGGGCGACATGACGTGGACGGTCGCGGATTGACGGACGTGGCCCGGCCGCGGCGAATaatccttcctcttcttgatcttgcAGGGTCGgcaatttttcttcttcttcttcactgctTTCTCAACCTACCTTAACCTTACCTCAAGGTGAATTTGTGCGATTTGTataggaagagagaa
The Panicum virgatum strain AP13 chromosome 6N, P.virgatum_v5, whole genome shotgun sequence genome window above contains:
- the LOC120679814 gene encoding BURP domain-containing protein 12-like; its protein translation is MAPPPPPPRAVLLLLVLLLPHNAAAAGAGTAAAPSPAVNPFTAKAAFIRYWNRKVPNNRPHPAFFVAKLSPLPAADTASFPSALPDIRARLPALCSRAGLLCAGPAADADAASLARAAGPFKGYSNANFSNYGTGAGEGADSFRNYSPDLNIAADSFRRYGRDSSGRADRFESYEADGNVVTANFTSYAGGATGGAGSFAAYAAGTNVPDSTFTNYDAQANGRARGFASYSQEANHGESGFSGYGRSGNGVRETFASYGNESNVLASAFANYGQSANGATDTFTGYGVEGNVPENTFRSYGAGGNAGVDTFKRYRDDANVGDDRFSSYAKGANGGAAEFQSYGNSANPGSTTFKGYGEGTNPNHHIGFKEYAGENNTFKGYASTGVDFKEYHNTSASTLTVSAEAAASMHHQHLKWSPEPGKFFRERELVAGNRMPMPDIRDKMPPRAFLPRDIAARIPFEPTAVSEVFGVPLDTAMGKAVASTVAECQRAPSRGETKRCATSAEDVVDFAVEMLGSDVVVRSTASAAGSGGDIRLGAVTGVDGGRVTRSVSCHQSLFPYLVYYCHSVPKVRVYEADIAAAADGSGSGEKINRGVAICHLDTSDWSPAHGAFAALGGRPGEVEVCHWIFEGDMTWTVAD